In one window of Ovis aries strain OAR_USU_Benz2616 breed Rambouillet chromosome 5, ARS-UI_Ramb_v3.0, whole genome shotgun sequence DNA:
- the PDGFRB gene encoding platelet-derived growth factor receptor beta isoform X4, whose amino-acid sequence MTLNVASLVPLRTRPTSAKPPSGTGRWIPMPTMSTASRVSPLSGLVLSQVSSINVSVNAVQTVVRQGENITIMCIVTGNEVVNFEWTYPRMESGRLVEPVTDFLFEMPHIRSILHIPSAELGDSGTYICNVSESVSDHRDEKAINVTVVENGYVRLLGELDPVQFAELHRSRTLQVVFEAYPPPTVMWFKDNRTLGDSSAGEIVLSTRNVSETRYVSELTLVRVKVAEAGYYTMRAFHEDAEAQLSFQLQVNVPVRVLELSESHPANGEQTVRCRGRGMPQPHLTWSTCSDLKRCPRELPPTPLGNSSEEESQLETNVTYWAEEQEFEVVSTLRLRHVDQPLSVRCTLHNLLGYDVQEVTVVPHSLPFKVVVISAILALVVLTIISLIILIMLWQKKPRYEIRWKVIESVSSDGHEYIYVDPMQLPYDSTWELPRDQLVLGRTLGSGAFGQVVEATAHGLSHSQATMKVAVKMLKSTARSSEKQALMSELKIMSHLGPHLNVVNLLGACTKGGPIYIITEYCRYGDLVDYLHRNKHTFLQRCSDKRRPPSAELYSNALPVGLPLPSHVSLPGESDGGYMDMSKDESVDYVPMLDMKGDVKYADIESSNYMAPYDNYVPSAPERTCRVTLINESPVLSYTDLVGFSYQVANGMEFLASKNCVHRDLAARNVLICEGKLVKICDFGLARDIMRDSNYISKGSTFLPLKWMAPESIFNSLYTTLSDVWSFGILLWEIFTLGGTPYPELPMNEQFYNAIKRGYRMAQPAHASDEIYEIMQKCWEEKFEIRPPFSQLVLLLERLLGEGYKKKYQQVDEEFLRSDHPAILRSQARLPGFSGLRSPLDTSSVLYTAVQPNEGDNDYIIPLPDPKPEVADEGPLEGSPSLASSTLNEVNTSSTISCDSPLEPQEEPEPELQPTSHVDPEPKWPPDSSCPGPRAEAEDSFL is encoded by the exons ATGACCCTCAACGTGGCTTCTCTGGTACCTTTGAGGACAAGACCTACATCTGCAAAACCACCATCGGGGACAGGGAGGTGGATTCCGATGCCTACCATGTCTACAGCCTCCAGGGTGAGCCCCCTTTCTGGCCTGGTGCTCAGCCAAG TGTCATCCATCAATGTCTCAGTGAATGCAGTGCAGACTGTGGTCCGCCAAGGGGAGAATATCACCATCATGTGCATTGTGACCGGGAATGAGGTGGTCAACTTCGAGTGGACATACCCACGCATGGAG AGTGGGCGCCTGGTGGAGCCAGTGACTGACTTCCTCTTTGAAATGCCCCACATACGTTCTATCCTGCACATCCCCAGTGCTGAGCTGGGAGACTCAGGGACCTACATCTGCAATGTGTCAGAAAGTGTGAGCGACCATCGTGATGAAAAGGCTATCAATGTCACCGTGGTCG AGAACGGCTATGTGCGGCTGCTGGGAGAGCTGGACCCTGTGCAATTCGCCGAGCTCCACCGCAGCCGGACACTGCAGGTGGTATTTGAGGCCTACCCGCCGCCCACTGTCATGTGGTTCAAGGACAACCGAACCCTGGGTGACTCTAGCGCCGGCGAGATCGTGCTGTCCACGCGCAATGTGTCTGAGACTCG GTATGTGTCAGAGCTGACACTGGTGCGGGTAAAGGTGGCTGAGGCTGGCTACTACACCATGCGGGCCTTCCATGAGGATGCTGAAGCCCAGCTCTCCTTCCAGCTGCAGGTCAATG TGCCTGTCCGTGTGCTGGAGCTGAGCGAGAGCCACCCTGCCAATGGGGAGCAGACAGTTCGTTGTCGCGGCCGGGGCATGCCCCAGCCACACCTCACCTGGTCTACCTGCAGTGACCTCAAAAG GTGTCCGCGGGAGCTGCCGCCCACGCCGCTGGGGAACAGTTCCGAGGAGGAGAGCCAGCTAGAGACGAATGTGACATACTGGGCGGAGGAGCAGGAGTTCGAGGTGGTGAGCACACTGCGCCTGCGCCATGTGGATCAGCCGCTGTCCGTGCGCTGCACGCTGCACAACCTGCTGGGCTACGACGTGCAGGAGGTCACCGTGGTGCCACACT CCCTGCCCTTCAAGGTGGTGGTGATCTCAGCCATCCTGGCCTTGGTGGTCCTCACGATCATCTCCCTCATTATCCTCATCATGCTCTGGCAGAAG AAGCCACGCTATGAAATCCGATGGAAAGTGATTGAATCTGTGAGCTCTGATGGCCATGAGTACATCTATGTGGACCCTATGCAGCTGCCCTACGACTCCACCTGGGAGCTGCCACGGGACCAGCTTGTGCTCG GACGCACGCTGGGCTCCGGGGCCTTTGGGCAGGTGGTGGAGGCCACAGCTCATGGCCTGAGCCATTCTCAGGCTACCATGAAAGTGGCCGTGAAGATGCTGAAAT ccACAGCCCGCAGCAGTGAGAAGCAAGCCCTCATGTCGGAGCTGAAGATCATGAGTCACCTTGGGCCCCACCTGAACGTGGTGAACCTGCTGGGGGCCTGCACTAAAGGAG GGCCCATCTACATCATCACCGAGTACTGCCGTTATGGCGACCTGGTGGACTACCTGCACCGCAACAAGCACACCTTCCTGCAGCGCTGCTCGGACAAGCGCCGCCCGCCCAGCGCCGAGCTCTACAGCAACGCCCTGCCTGTCGGGCTCCCTTTGCCTAG CCACGTGTCACTGCCTGGGGAGAGCGATGGTGGCTACATGGACATGAGCAAGGACGAGTCGGTGGACTATGTGCCCATGCTGGACATGAAAGGAGATGTCAAATACGCAGACATCGAGTCCTCCAACTACATGGCTCCTTATGATAACTACGTCCCCTCTG CTCCTGAGAGGACTTGCCGGGTGACTTTGATCAACGAGTCCCCAGTGCTTAGCTACACGGATCTTGTGGGCTTCAGCTACCAGGTGGCCAATGGCATGGAGTTCCTGGCCTCTAAGAAT TGCGTCCACCGAGACCTGGCAGCCAGGAACGTGCTCATCTGTGAGGGCAAGCTGGTCAAGATCTGCGACTTTGGCCTGGCTCGTGACATCATGCGGGACTCGAACTACATCTCCAAGGGCAGC ACCTTCCTGCCTCTGAAGTGGATGGCCCCTGAGAGCATCTTCAACAGCCTCTACACTACCCTGAGTGACGTATGGTCCTTCGGCATCCTGCTCTGGGAGATCTTCACGCTGG GTGGCACCCCATACCCAGAGCTGCCCATGAACGAGCAGTTCTACAATGCCATCAAGAGGGGCTACCGCATGGCCCAGCCTGCCCATGCCTCTGACGAAAT CTACGAGATCATGCAGAAGTGCTGGGAAGAGAAGTTCGAGATCCGGCCCCCCTTCTCCCAGCTGGTGCTGCTTCTCGAGAGACTGCTGGGTGAGGGCTACAAAAAG AAGTACCAGCAGGTGGATGAGGAGTTTCTGAGGAGCGACCACCCAGCCATCCTTCGGTCCCAAGCCCGCTTGCCTGGCTTCAGTGGCCTCCGATCTCCTCTGGACACCAGCTCCGTCCTCTATACTGCTGTGCAGCCCAACGAGGGGGACAATGACTACATCATCCCCCTACCTGACCCCAAACCCGAGGTTGCTGATGAGGGCCCACTGGAGGGTTCCCCCAGCCTTGCCAG CTCCACCCTGAATGAAGTCAACACCTCCTCTACCATCTCCTGTGACAGCCCTCTGGAACCCCAagaggagccagagccagagcTGCAGCCCACCTCCCACGTGGATCCAGAGCCCAAGTGGCCACCGGATTCCAGCTGCCCCGGGCCTCGGGCCGAGGCGGAGGACAGCTTCCTGTAG